The DNA segment GCGGCGAACCGGGCCAGCAGCCGGAGCAGGGCCGCCGCTTCGGGCAGCCCCCGCGCCTCGAACGCGTCGAGGGTCAGCTGCCAGGTCAGGCCGACCAGGTGCCGGGGATCCGCTGCGGACAGCGCGTCGGCTCCCCGGTCGATCAGCTGGACCCGTTCGTCCCCGTCGAGCTGGTCCCCGTAGGCGTCCAGTGTCCAGGGGTCGATGACCTGGTGGGAGAGGAAGCCGCCCGCCAGGGTGAGGGCGAGGGGCAGCCGCCCGAGCCGGTCGGCGACCCGCGCCGCCTGCTCCGTGGTGCCGCTGTGCGGGGCGAGATCGCGCAGTACGAGCGCGGCGTCCTCCCGGGGCAGTACGCCGATGTACTGCAGCTCGGCGCCCGGCCACCACCGGGCCGCCGCTCGCCGGGTGGTCACCAGGACGGTGCCGCGCGGGCTGGTGCGCAGCCAGTCGCCGTCCCGCAGGATCTCCGGCTCGTCGGTGTTGTCCAGGACCAGCAACCAGGGTTCGGCGGAACGGTCGAGATACGTCCAGGCGAGATCGGCGGCGGGCCTGAGGCCGTTGCGTGCGGCCAGCAGTTCGGCGTCCTCCGCTCCTCGGTCGGCCGCGACGGCGAGCATGCCGGCGCGCAGGCTCGCGCGGTCTGAGGCGTTGACCCACAGGCCCACCCGGTCCTGTTCTGCGGTGACCTCCTGGAAGAGGGCGCAGGCGACCGCCGTCTTGCCCGAGCCGCCCATGCCGTACAGCACGTAGACCTGGCCGCCGCGCTCCGTCTCGACGCTCGCCCGCAGGCGCTCCATCACCTCGCCGCGGTCGCGGAGCGCGACGGGGGGCCGGCCGACCGCCGGGCGTCGCACCGAGTCCGGTCCGCCGCGCTCCGGCCCGTCACCGCCGTAGTGGTGGTGCTCGCTGATGTGCTGGTCGCCCGACGACTGGTAGACGCGCCCCTGGTCCTCGGCGTGGCCGTCCGTCCCACCCGTCATCGCTCGGCGATGTGCTGGTCTCGTCCCGCCTGGTAGACCCGGGCCTGACCGGACGCGGTGGCGTGCTGGGTGATCTGCCGCGCGGCCGAGCCACCGGGGTCGAGCTGGTCCAGCAGTGCGCGCAGTTCCTCAATGGCGGCGGGCCGGGCGACGAGCAGCCGTCGCACCGTCCCCTGCCACTGGAGGCGCAGTTCGTCCAGGGTCTCCCGGTCGTCCGCGGCCACGGCGGCCAGCGCGTCCTCGCGGCCGGCCTCCCACTCGGCGGTGACGGTCTCGGCGCGCTCGGGTTGCGTCCGGCGCCAGAGCCGTGTGATCCCGTCACGCGCGTGGCGCCAGGCATCGGTCGCCATCAGCGCGACCAGAGTGGTCCCCGCGCTCTGTGCGAGCAAGGCCACTTCTGCTTCCACAGCCGCCCCTCCATTCACCCGATTATCCGATAACACATAGGGAAAACGCCACCTGCCGGGCGTTGGTATGACTTTCTTTCCGATCAATATCATTCCACCTCCGAACGACAGGGAACAAGGAGGAATCAATCCTCGCCATTACCCCGCCGCCAGGCTCTGACATATGGCCAGGCAGGCCAGTTGCACGCTACAGTGAAGCATCCTGACCGATCCAGGGGGCGAGGGAAATGACCAGGCCATGGGAAGCGGATCCGGACACGAGTTTCAAACAGCGTTTAGGGAGGACTCCCCAGGACCTCGGAAACACCACCGGAACTCCTGACTGCCCGGACATCTGGGAGCTCGCCAACGGCGACATCGCCGTCATCGGCCGGGACCTCACCCAGTCACTCGGCAGGAACCTGCCCGACGGGGTCTCGATCGGGTCGGACGAACGCCTCGTGGTCATCCCCAGGAACATGCTCATCGCGGCGAAGCCGGACATCCCCAGTGTTTGACTCCTTCCCCAGAGGCACCTCCGAACGCCTGGACCGCCCCACGTACCACGCCGACTTGGGCCGGGTCTACACCGACGGGATCGACTTCCTCAACAAGCTCGAGCGCGGCCAGCACTTCAAGGAGCGCGGCTTCCCGAGCTGGGAGGCCTTCGCCGACGGCGACTGGGAGAGGGCGCTGTCGCTGGCCGACGAGAGGCGCGAGGACTACGCCCGGGAAATCCGGCGGGCGTCGGAACTGGGCGTCACGCACCGTCGCCTCCGGGTGGTGGAATTTCCTGTCACGCCGTATGTGCAATGGGAGTTGTCCGTCCTGCGTGTGCGCGTGGACGCGGGTGACGCGATCAGAGTCATCGACGCTCGCGATATTTCCGGCATCGAGCGAAATCACCCGGTCCCGGAAGTCGTGATCCTCGGCGATGTGGTCATGTACGAGGTCGTGTACGACGAGGACGGAAATGCGGCCGGCGCCCACCGCTACACCGACCGCTCACTGATCCGGGAGACGAACACCGGGTTCGATGCGCTGTATGAGCGTGGTGAGGAATTCCACGATTTCTTCGACCGGGAGATCGCTCCCCTGGCCCCACCGCGGGGGGTCGGTGCTTCGACGGGTTGTCGCGGGTAACGGTGATCAGCGGGACGGGGTGACGAGCAAGCCCACAGGCCGACAGATCCCCGCCTTGGCCATCGGACGGTAGGTCGCGAGAGTGAGCCCGCCGGACACGACGGCCCCGATGACGGGGATGGCTTTGGAGACGCCCTTGACTCCGTTGCTCAATTCGGGGGATGGTCACGCACCGCAGCCGAGAGGGGCCGGCCGGGGCCGGACCGTTTCCTCGCGAGGTCCGTTCCCTGCGCCCCGTCGACGGGCCGGCGTCACTCTCCGCAATGGAGCAACAGAGTCGCCCTTGGCGAAGGACTGCGTCGTCATCTTGACACCGAGGTACTTCGCGACCTTCTTCACCATCGGGTAGACGACCCCATGGGTGAGTGCCTTCTTGGGCAGTTCCTTGGTGACCTGCTCCGCGATCATCCCCGCGACTTTCCCACAGCGGCGTTCGCCGACGGGGTGCCGAACATCACGCCGAAGAACAGTGTGAGCACCGCCTTGGTCGCGTCGTCGACGTCATCGCCCTCGCCGGAGAACAGCTCGGGCCAGCTGTAGAGGTAGGCGAGCTTCTGGGCGATGCGCAGCATGTGGCCGACGTACTGGGCCGTGTCGGCGGGCACCGTGGTGGGAAGGGCGAGGATGCCGGGTATCCCGGCGGCGGCCGAGAGAGCGCTGACCGTGGTGGTTTCGTAGCGGATGGATTCGTTGGCGACCTTGTCGAGGACCTCGACGGTGATGCCCGCGGCAGCGGGAGTCTCCTCTATCGCTCGTCGGATCTCGTCCTCGGAGCAGTGGCGAGCCGGCGCACTCCGGAGGTACGCCTCCCTGCGGATACGCACACGACGAAGATCGTCCAAGTGTCCCGCAGGACGGTCACGGTTCCCCGGCTGCGTGCCTTCGTGTCCCGGACCATCATCTTGTTCGGATCGCTGTCGGCCAGTTCAACGCAGTTCTGTGTCTCGGTGTAGGAGCTGGTTCGCCAGTTCGGGGTCACGGGCTGCATGGGGCCGCTCTCCTAGTCCGTAGGCATCTGGTCGAAGTGCTGCATCGCTGTGGAGATGAGGCCGCGGACGGCGGTGCCGTAGACCGCTGACTGTTTCAGGAGAGCGAACGCCTTGGTGTACAGCTCGATTTCTCGGGGCTGGGTGACGGAGAGCTCGGCCGAGTAGGTCTCGACGAGGACGAGTCGGCTGTCGAACATCGAGAACGCGTTGCCCGGCCAGATGCAGGTGGGGGCGGACTTGGGGACGATGCCCAGGCTGAGGCGGGAAAGTCCCATCACGGCCAGGAGACGGTCGAGTTGCCCCTTCATCACTTCCGAACCACCGAAGTTGGTGTACAGGGCCTGTTCGCCGAGGAGGACGTTGAAGATGCGGTCGCCCCTGTACAGGTACTGCTGGCGCTCAAGTCGCTTGGCCACGGCCGCTTCGGCGTCATCGGGAATCTCGTAGTAGCTGACGCCCTGTCGGAGGACTTCGGCAGCGTACTCAGAGGTCTGGAGGGTTCCCCAGATGAGCGTGGGGTGCCAGATGCGGAAGACCTTGGTCCTGGCGTACACCGGGATCGCCTGGCGCTGTCGTTTCTCGACGCCGGTCTGGAGTTGCCTTCGCCATTCGAGCCACAGCTCGTCGACATGACGGACGATCGCGACCAGGTCACCCAACTGCTCGCCCCGGCCGGTCGTCTCGCACCAGACGCGCATGTCGTCCTCGCTGGGACGCTGCTTGCCGTTCTCGATGCGGGAGACCTTCGACTCCTGCCACGAGGTGGCACGGGCGAATGCCCGGCCGCTGGTGAATCCGGCGTCCTTGCGGAAGCCACGCAGCCGGGCACCGAGCGCCTGCAGTGCCTCTTCCACCTGCTTGCTCACGGGTCGGTCAGGGCTTGTACTCGGGATGGGGAATGGCGTCTGCCCACAGCAGGTCCCGCAGGCGCACGCACTCGGCCACGGTGTCGGGGTCCTCGACGATCTCCGACCCGGGCACTCTGCCGTCCGAGTCGAAGTGTCCGACTGCGAGGAGGCGGTTGTCGTACAGCCACCAGTCGTTTCCCTGCACGGGAAATGTGACGCCCTCGGGCAGGTGGTGTCGGGGCAGCCAGCGGATCTTCTCGCCGGCCTCCTCGTTGAGGCCGGTGGTGGCGTGCTCCCACCGGATGTAGGGGGTGTGGGGCTCGGTGACCACGCGGACGCGTCGGACTGTCTTCCCTTCCCCGGTGACGCGCCTGATGAGTTGCGTCCACGGTTCCATGTAGGAGTAGTCGACGCGCTCGCCGCGGAGCCAGCTCGTGAAGGGACTGCCCTCGTCGGGGACGGAGTAGTCGTCCCTCAGCTCCAGATGGAATGCGTCCTGTGCGAAGACTCCGTTGCCCAATTCGCCGCGGCGGCGATGCGCAGTGGGAGATGATCTGCCGTGTCGTCATGAGTGGTGCGAGCCCTGGGATGGTGCGGATGTCGATGCGGCCGGAGGGGCTGCCTGCGGTTCCGGAGGAGACAGCGAGGGTGGCCCGGGCCGCTTTCCCGGCCGGGAGCCTGCCGATACGCCTGCGAGACCGGATGGAAGCGGTCTTCGCCGATGAGCCGTACACCGACGCGTTCGGGGTGCGCGGTGCCCCGGGGCTGTCCCCGGCGGTGCTCTCGCTGGTCACTGTCCTGCAGTTCACCGAGGACCTGACCGACCGGCAGGCCACCGCGATGGCGGTACGCGCGATCGACTGGAAGTACGCGATCGGCGCCGAGCTGACCGATCCCGGCTTCGACTTCAGCGTGCTGGCCAAGTTCCGCGCACGCCTGATCGAGCACGGCATGGAACGCCTGGTCTTCGACCGGCTCCTGGAGTGCTGCCGCACCGAGGGACTCGTTGCGGCCGGCGGCAAGCAGCGCAGCGACTCCACCCATGTCATCAGCGCGGTGAGGGACTTGAACCGGCTGGAGTTGGCGGGCGAGAGCGTGCGCGCCGCGCTGGAGGTGCTGGCCGCAGCCGCGCCCGAGTGGCTGGCAGGCGCGGTGGATGTCACCGAACTGGCGCACCGCTACGGTCCGCGCGTGGACGGGTGGAAGCTGCCGGCCTCGAAGACCAAGCGGGACCGGCTCGCGGTGGTGTTCGGGCAGGACGCGCTGATGCTGTGCCGGGCGGTGCGCGCGCCCGGCGCCCCGCCGTGGCTGGCGGAGCTTCCCGCGGTTGAGCTTTTGCGGCAGGTGCTGGTGCAGACCTACTACATCGAGACCGGCGCGCGGGGACGGGAGGTGATCAGGAAGCGGGAGGCCGAGGTGGACGGCGTCCCGCCCGGTCATATCCGCCTGGCCTCTCCCTACGATGCGGATGCGCGGTGGGCGGCCAAGGGCGAGGAGCTGTTCTGGCTGGGCTACAAGATTCATTTGACCGAGACCTGCCATACTCCCGCCGAAGCCGAAGCCGAAGCCGAAGCCGAAGCCGAAGCCGAAGCCGGGAGCGGGAACGGGAAGCGCGTCGCGGCGCCGCCGAACCTGATCACCGATGTGCACACCACGAAGGCGACGGTGCCGGACGTGAAGGCCACCGCCGGCATCCAGCAGCGCCTGAATGAGCGCGGTCTGCGCCCGGGCGAGCACTATCTGGACTCCGGCTATCCGAGCGTGGACCTGGTGGCCGCCGCCGGCAAGGACGGGACCGCGATGGTCACCCCGCTGCTGGCCGACCACTCGCCGCAGTCCAAGGCCGCTGCGGGGTTCGACAAGAGTGCTTTCCGCGTCGACTGGAAGGCCCGTCAGGTCACCTGCCCGGCCGGTCGCACCAGCGCCGGGTGGTATCCGGTCACCCAGCACGGCAGGCCCGCCATCGTCGCCCAGTTCGCCTCCACCGACTGCCGGGCCTGCCCGTCAAGGACGCAGTGCACTTCCTCCCGGCGGGTCAGTCGGATGCTCACCCTGCGGCCGAAAGAGCTGCACGAGATCCAGGCCACCGCCCGCGCCGTGCAGAAGACCCAGACCTGGCGGGACAAGTACAAGCTGCGCGCGGGGGTCGAGGGCACGATCAACCAGGCCCTGGACATGACCGGAATCCGCCGGGCCCGCTACCGAGGACTGGCCAAGGTCCGCCTCCAGCACGTCTTCTCCGCCACCGCCTTGAACGTCATCCGCCTCGACGCCTACTGGAGCACCACCCCGCTCGGCAGACCCCGGACCAGCAGACTCGAACGCCTTGCCTACATGCTCACAGCCTGACCGGCGACCGCTCGGAATTGGGCAACGGAGTCTGCGAAGCCTTCAAAGAGCTGGTTGCGCTCGGCGCTGGAGATCAGCTCCATGCGGTTCCTCCAGTAGGGCGGTGATCGCGGGCTTGGGGACCTCGACCACGGTCTCGTAGTCCGGAATCTCCATCTGGGCCAGGGCCTCGATGTCGGTGACCTCCCGGCCCTGGACGACGAACGTACCGCCCGGCGTGAGGATCATGATCGGGTCCTTGATGCGCCTGACCTCCCCGGCCGGCAGGCCGTCCTCCACGAGGTGCTCGAACAGCTCTGTGGGGACCTCCACCGCCGTCTCCCCCTCCGGGATCTCAAGCTGCGTCAACAGGTCGTTCGCGAAGACCTTCCAGCCCTGGACAAGGTAGGTGTCCCGGTCTGTGGCGTACAGGGTCGGGCAGTCACCGACCGTGGAGTTCTTACCGAGGAACCGCAGCTTCATGGTCGTTCCCCTGCCTGCTGCCTTGCTCAGGTTTGCGCGACACGACGATGGTCTGCGGGCCGTTCCGGGCCGTCAATCGAGTTGCCGCAAACTCGCGCAATCTCCTGGGGACCTGGGTGACGACTGCTCTACGTTCGTCTCCGTACCCGAACAACCGACGCAGCCGCCGCGCGTTCCGGTACCGAGGGAGATGCGCTGTGACCATCGTGACCGACAGACGCAGGGCTCCAGCCGTCGATAACCTGCCCCTCGACCCGCATCCGATCGCGGACAGCATCGACGCCACCCCGAGGACGGAGCCGTACATCGTGTTCAAGCACCGAGCATGGAGAAGTGTCGGCAACCAGACTCTGGTCCGGGTCACGAAGGACCGCACACTCCGGGTCAAGGTCATCGATGCCTGCGGAATGACCTGTACCTTCTGCCACAACGAAGGCACACCCGTCAGCGGCGACAACCACGCTCGGGCCGCCGGCGAATTCGGCGCTGTCGGCCGGTCGGGACGGGTCTCCCTCTACCTGGCGACCAACGGAGCGCGCTTCGCGGCAGCTCCCGTGTTCCCCGATGCCGCCTTTCGCTCCGCCTTGGCGAGGCTGCGTGACGCCCTGGGCTTCGGGGAGGTTCACCTCACGGGAGGGGAACCGACCCTGCACCCCAAGCTCGCGGCGATCGTCGCCGTGGCCAGGGAGGAGAGATACGAGGTGGGCGTCACCTCCAACGGTGAGAACGGCGCCGGAGTCCTCCCCGCGTGCGCGAAGGCGGGCCTGGGCCGCGTCAACTTCTCGATCTTCGGCACCACGCCCGAGGAGCTGGCGCAGGTGCAGAACGTCCGGTTCCGGGCGGCTTCCCTGGCGGCGCGGAAGATCGAGGCGCTGGAGCGATCGATCCAGGTGGCGACCGACGAGGGAGTCGGCGTGAGCGCGAACGTGGTCGTCCCGGACCACAGCCACATCGAGCGCGTCCACCGGCTCCTGGACCGGTACTCTCCGCAGATGTCGTTGAGGATCCTGTCGTCGCTGGCCGACGGGGACAAGTCACTGGACGCCATCGACGAGCTTCTCGGCGACCTCGGCGCGGTGCCTCGGGAAGTCCACGTCATCGCTGGAAGCTCCGGATTCCGCATCTCCTACACCCTGCCCGGCGGACGCGTGATCAAGGTCAAGCACATTCGGCCCCCTGCGCCTGCCCGAGACCTGCGCGAGCTGCCGCTTCAACAACACGACCGACTGCCATGAGGGTTACTACGGGGTCCGTCTCTACCGCGCCCCCAGGGGAACCTTCCACGTAGGCGTCTGCATCCAGCGCATGGACCTCTGTCTGCCCATCGACGAGTTCCTGGACGGCGCCGTGTGCAGGGAGGTCAGCACGATGCGCGAGCAGGAGTTCCACACCCTGACCGCTCAGACCGTCACATGACAAGGAGAACCATGGCGCAGAACGAATACGAAGCGAAGTTCCTGGAGATCGACGTGGAGGCCACCCTCGACGCTCTGCACACTGCCGGGGCGCAACAGGTCTTCCCCAGAACCATGTTCACGCGTCTGATCTTCGAGAACGACGCCGTGCAGGGCGAGCAGTGGCTGCGGTTGCGCGATGAGGGCGGCAGGACGACGCTCACCCTGAAGCAGGTCACCGACGCGACGCACATCCACGGGACCACCGAGATCGAGATCGAGGTCGACGACCTGGCCAGGACCGCGGAACTCCTCGCGGCGCTCGGCCTGCGGCAGGTCCGCCACCAGCAGAACTACCGCGAGGAATGGCACCTGGACGGTGTCACCTACGACTTCGACACCTGGCCGGACCTCCCCACCTTCCTGGAGATCGAAGGCTCTTCCGAGACTGCCGTGAAGGAGGCGGTGGCGGGACTCGGCCTGAACTACGACCAGGCCCGCTTCGGCAGCATCGACCTGATCTACAAGAGCGAAGCGGGGCGTGACATCCTCGCGGAGCCCACGCTCCTCTTCGCCTGATCCGGCCGGCACCTCGGCGGTGTGCCCGCGGCAGCGGCCTGACTTCCGACCTCACCACTCAGAGCGGGTGGAGGCTTTCACCTGCGCACAAAGCCCTCGGCAAGCACTCGCCCGCCGAGGGCCCTGTCCCGTCAGAGTGCCGCGAACTCGACGAACGCAGTCCACGCCGTGGGTTCTACGGCGAGGGCGGCACGGGTTGTGTCCTTCGAGTCGCGGATGTGAACCCTGGCGGGGTGGGTGGCGACCTCGACACACTCTCCGCCATCACCCGCGCTGTAACTGCTCTTGAACCAGGCAAGTTCGTCCAGGCCGAGCCTGGTCTTTTCCCCGCTCATCTCTCTCCCAACAGCTTCTCGATCAACGCTCGCGATTCTGCCGGAGTGTGTGCTTGTGCGCGCAGGGACCCATACGTACGTTCCAGCTCTCGGACCTTCTGACGCTCCGTGTGGACCCGACTGTCGCCTTGCACCTCCGCATAGGCGATCCTGCGCCCATCCTTCATCTCCATCAAGGTGAACGGGCCAGCCAATCCCGCGTGCTCTTGACGGGAAAGCGGCATCACCTGGACCTCCACGTTCCGCTTCTCTTCGATGAGTAGAAGTTGCTCCAGCTGTCCCCGCCGCACCGCCTCACCACCGAGTGGACGCAGAAGTACGGCTTCCTCGATCACAAAGCTCAGGTGTGGGGCAGGCCGCCGCTCAATGATCTCTTGCCGCGCCAGCCGGGCGACCAACCGCTGCTCGATGACCCCTTCGTCCAGCTGCGGACGCCACATGGCGAACACCGCCCGCGCGTATTCCTCGGTCTGCAAGAGCCCCGGCACAGCCTGAGTGGCGTACACGTGCAGCACAACCGCTTCGGCCTCCAACTTGGCCGCGCCCTGGAAGAACGCCGGATACTGAGCCCGAGCCACGTCCTCCTTGCTCGCACTCAGCACACCACCCGCGTCCAGCACTTCATCAGCTTGGTCGATAAACTTCGGCGGCGGGATACGTCTCCCTTGCTCGAACGACGCGATCGTCGAGGCCGAGTACCCGGTCAGCGACCCGAGCCTCGCGCGGTCCAGGCCCGCCCGCTCCCGGAACAGCTTCAAGTGCCGTCCGAACAGGCACAGCATGCCCGTCCCGACCTCGTACTCTTCCGGCTGCTGAACCTCGTCGTCCATGCCGCAGCTCCTCTCGTACAACCGCCCAGTCAGCCAACTCGGGGCCTGGGGACCGGTCACGCCCAACGCCAGGTACAAGCGCACCGACCGCGTGTACAGCCTGTACCGGTCAGCGCATCACTCCTGGTCAACGCTACGCAGAGTCCATGAATGTTGACCTTATGAAGTCAGAAACTCCCCCGAACGGGAATATGCCGCAGCATCCCGCATCCGAACGTGAGTTCACCATGCGCTTCACCTCGACGCCGCGCGGTGCCCGCCTCGCCCGCCGACTCGTCTCCCACCGCCTGGACGACTGGGGCCACCCGTACACGGCCCCGGTCAACGAGACAGTCACCCTCATCACGTCGGAACTCACCGCCAACGCCGTACGCCACGGCCACGCCCCCGGCCGGGACTTCCACGTGCAGCTCACCCTGACCGAGGACGTCGTCCGCATCGAGGTGACCGACACCCGCACTGAGAAGGGCCCTCCGGCCAATCCCCCGGCAACCGACTCACTTTCCGAGTCCGGCCGGGGCATGCTCCTGGTCACCGCCCTCGCGGACGACTGGGGCGTCAGCCCTCGCCAGTCCGCCCCGGGCAAGGCCGTGTGGGCGGAGCTGCATGTACGGACAAAGGGCCACCCACTCACGTACCGGGTGGCCCCTGAACCGACGGATGTCAATCTACTTCTGGCTACCGCTTCGCTGCTGCACGACGACCTCGGGTCGCGGCCGGAGGACCCCAGCCACGGAGGTCGTCGTCCGTGAGTCCATGCTCGCCCTGCTTCTGCTGGCGGTAACCGGCGAAGAAGTCCGCCGGGGAGCCGCTGTAGAGCATGTCGAACTCGTTGTGCCACTGGGACAGCCACGGCTGGAGTTCCAGCAGGCCGGCGAGGAACGGCGTAATCTCCTCGGTGGACAGCGCGGTGTTGGTGAAATACGTCGCCAACGCCTGCGCCTGCTCGCGGTGGTCCCAGCCGGCCCAGCCATACAGCTCGGGGGTGGCGGCGTTAGCCTCGTGTATTCAGCTACGAGGGCCGTCCGTCAGTGATGTGACGCCCTGATAGCGGAAGGGTGCCCCTGACCTGCGATGATCTGAACTTCCTAGATCAAGAACGTCGCAGAGTGGGGGCACCCAACAGGTGCAGGCTACCGAATGGGATCGTCGGCTCGTTGTGCGGGCCGACGGCAAGAACCTGGTCGGGCATGCGGGCGTGGTGCTGCTGCACCGGATCGCGGACCGGGTCGGGCTGACCCGCGCCCTGGCCGCCGCGCTGCCCCGCGGCGTCGGGCCGGGGTGGCGGGATCGCGGGATGGCCCTGGTCCAGCTGGCCTGCGCGATCGTCCTCGGCGCGAGGAATGTCCTGCAGGCCGAGCAACTGCAGCAGCACTGGAGGCCGTTCTTCCCCCGTCCGGTCTCGGACAGCACCCTGTGGCGCACGCTGGAAGCCATCGACGGCCCTGTCGGAGCCCGGGTGGAGCGCGTGCGCGCCGTGATACGGCGTGGGGTGTGGACGCTGCTCGCCCTGCGGCCCGGTGGGTTCCCGTGGATCTCGGTATGCGGGCGCACGCTCACCAACTGGTACGTCCTGGATCTCGATGCCACCTTGGTGACCTGCACCAGCAAGAAGGACGGCGCGGCCGGCACGTTCAAGGGCGGCTACGGACATCACCCGCTGGGCGCCTGGCTGGCCAATACCCGCGAGTGCGTGACCATGCTGCTACGGCCGGGCAACGCGGCGTCCAACGACGTCGCCGACCACAAGACGGTGCTGGCCGCCGCGCTGCGGCAAC comes from the Streptomyces sp. KMM 9044 genome and includes:
- a CDS encoding DUF6879 family protein, which translates into the protein MFDSFPRGTSERLDRPTYHADLGRVYTDGIDFLNKLERGQHFKERGFPSWEAFADGDWERALSLADERREDYAREIRRASELGVTHRRLRVVEFPVTPYVQWELSVLRVRVDAGDAIRVIDARDISGIERNHPVPEVVILGDVVMYEVVYDEDGNAAGAHRYTDRSLIRETNTGFDALYERGEEFHDFFDREIAPLAPPRGVGASTGCRG
- a CDS encoding DUF397 domain-containing protein encodes the protein MQPVTPNWRTSSYTETQNCVELADSDPNKMMVRDTKARSRGTVTVLRDTWTIFVVCVSAGRRTSGVRRLATAPRTRSDER
- a CDS encoding helix-turn-helix domain-containing protein, whose product is MSKQVEEALQALGARLRGFRKDAGFTSGRAFARATSWQESKVSRIENGKQRPSEDDMRVWCETTGRGEQLGDLVAIVRHVDELWLEWRRQLQTGVEKRQRQAIPVYARTKVFRIWHPTLIWGTLQTSEYAAEVLRQGVSYYEIPDDAEAAVAKRLERQQYLYRGDRIFNVLLGEQALYTNFGGSEVMKGQLDRLLAVMGLSRLSLGIVPKSAPTCIWPGNAFSMFDSRLVLVETYSAELSVTQPREIELYTKAFALLKQSAVYGTAVRGLISTAMQHFDQMPTD
- a CDS encoding DUF6879 family protein; amino-acid sequence: MGNGVFAQDAFHLELRDDYSVPDEGSPFTSWLRGERVDYSYMEPWTQLIRRVTGEGKTVRRVRVVTEPHTPYIRWEHATTGLNEEAGEKIRWLPRHHLPEGVTFPVQGNDWWLYDNRLLAVGHFDSDGRVPGSEIVEDPDTVAECVRLRDLLWADAIPHPEYKP
- a CDS encoding IS1182 family transposase, encoding MARAAFPAGSLPIRLRDRMEAVFADEPYTDAFGVRGAPGLSPAVLSLVTVLQFTEDLTDRQATAMAVRAIDWKYAIGAELTDPGFDFSVLAKFRARLIEHGMERLVFDRLLECCRTEGLVAAGGKQRSDSTHVISAVRDLNRLELAGESVRAALEVLAAAAPEWLAGAVDVTELAHRYGPRVDGWKLPASKTKRDRLAVVFGQDALMLCRAVRAPGAPPWLAELPAVELLRQVLVQTYYIETGARGREVIRKREAEVDGVPPGHIRLASPYDADARWAAKGEELFWLGYKIHLTETCHTPAEAEAEAEAEAEAEAGSGNGKRVAAPPNLITDVHTTKATVPDVKATAGIQQRLNERGLRPGEHYLDSGYPSVDLVAAAGKDGTAMVTPLLADHSPQSKAAAGFDKSAFRVDWKARQVTCPAGRTSAGWYPVTQHGRPAIVAQFASTDCRACPSRTQCTSSRRVSRMLTLRPKELHEIQATARAVQKTQTWRDKYKLRAGVEGTINQALDMTGIRRARYRGLAKVRLQHVFSATALNVIRLDAYWSTTPLGRPRTSRLERLAYMLTA
- a CDS encoding radical SAM protein, with the translated sequence MTIVTDRRRAPAVDNLPLDPHPIADSIDATPRTEPYIVFKHRAWRSVGNQTLVRVTKDRTLRVKVIDACGMTCTFCHNEGTPVSGDNHARAAGEFGAVGRSGRVSLYLATNGARFAAAPVFPDAAFRSALARLRDALGFGEVHLTGGEPTLHPKLAAIVAVAREERYEVGVTSNGENGAGVLPACAKAGLGRVNFSIFGTTPEELAQVQNVRFRAASLAARKIEALERSIQVATDEGVGVSANVVVPDHSHIERVHRLLDRYSPQMSLRILSSLADGDKSLDAIDELLGDLGAVPREVHVIAGSSGFRISYTLPGGRVIKVKHIRPPAPARDLRELPLQQHDRLP
- a CDS encoding class IV adenylate cyclase codes for the protein MAQNEYEAKFLEIDVEATLDALHTAGAQQVFPRTMFTRLIFENDAVQGEQWLRLRDEGGRTTLTLKQVTDATHIHGTTEIEIEVDDLARTAELLAALGLRQVRHQQNYREEWHLDGVTYDFDTWPDLPTFLEIEGSSETAVKEAVAGLGLNYDQARFGSIDLIYKSEAGRDILAEPTLLFA
- a CDS encoding DUF397 domain-containing protein, with translation MSGEKTRLGLDELAWFKSSYSAGDGGECVEVATHPARVHIRDSKDTTRAALAVEPTAWTAFVEFAAL
- a CDS encoding helix-turn-helix domain-containing protein, whose amino-acid sequence is MDDEVQQPEEYEVGTGMLCLFGRHLKLFRERAGLDRARLGSLTGYSASTIASFEQGRRIPPPKFIDQADEVLDAGGVLSASKEDVARAQYPAFFQGAAKLEAEAVVLHVYATQAVPGLLQTEEYARAVFAMWRPQLDEGVIEQRLVARLARQEIIERRPAPHLSFVIEEAVLLRPLGGEAVRRGQLEQLLLIEEKRNVEVQVMPLSRQEHAGLAGPFTLMEMKDGRRIAYAEVQGDSRVHTERQKVRELERTYGSLRAQAHTPAESRALIEKLLGER
- a CDS encoding ATP-binding protein, encoding MPQHPASEREFTMRFTSTPRGARLARRLVSHRLDDWGHPYTAPVNETVTLITSELTANAVRHGHAPGRDFHVQLTLTEDVVRIEVTDTRTEKGPPANPPATDSLSESGRGMLLVTALADDWGVSPRQSAPGKAVWAELHVRTKGHPLTYRVAPEPTDVNLLLATASLLHDDLGSRPEDPSHGGRRP
- a CDS encoding transposase, which produces MQATEWDRRLVVRADGKNLVGHAGVVLLHRIADRVGLTRALAAALPRGVGPGWRDRGMALVQLACAIVLGARNVLQAEQLQQHWRPFFPRPVSDSTLWRTLEAIDGPVGARVERVRAVIRRGVWTLLALRPGGFPWISVCGRTLTNWYVLDLDATLVTCTSKKDGAAGTFKGGYGHHPLGAWLANTRECVTMLLRPGNAASNDVADHKTVLAAALRQLRCRCGRSCW